Proteins from one Telopea speciosissima isolate NSW1024214 ecotype Mountain lineage chromosome 1, Tspe_v1, whole genome shotgun sequence genomic window:
- the LOC122661267 gene encoding uncharacterized protein LOC122661267 isoform X1, giving the protein MAGSTRFELTSGSPEGSAFAGTYPNGQRGNYSAANLDRSRSFREGIENRMLSSGPGSSRGSNTLSANMPPLMLEPIALSDQKFTRAGELRRALGVNIGNTSEDHSVGAAHSKAAPPVAIEELKRVRVSIFDACTKARERVKTLNESIIKLDKYCEALDSRKKQRSELLSSERSGGTNLLKMGGQIHQNRPSLVTQRLEERTKNAVPNRRVRTSVAVAEVRGEGRNSNLTRQPGPIEKERDVLKAGNGGSVLVEEKIRGLPAGGEGWDKKMKRKRSVGAVVTRGMDGDREVKRAMHQKLNNDPRSRSCDAHGFRSGPSNGIAGINKLDGASQPTTPNTRVISRNEPESVSHPRDRAAGLEKERVVAKANNKITIREDSQSGSPSAVTKGKVSRAPRTGSSSGVATTSSPNFPRSSGVLDAWEQPSSINKAQSVGGTNNRKRPLPTGSSSPPMAQWAGQRPPKNSRTRRANLVPPVSNTDETQISSEGFPPPDIGGRLNSNESNGSLLARGPSNSTQQFKMKLESAPSPARLSESEESGAGENKFNEKGMDNAEFEDRGINAAQKVESFSLPTKKNKIFMKEEIGDGVRRQGRSGRSSSLSRVCVPPVREKSENTATTKPLRSTRPGCDKNESRSGRPPLKKLSERKAFARPGHVLNSGSSDFMGGESDDDHEELLTVANSAHSASYHACTGSFWKKMESIFASVSSEDAVFLKKQLNFAKELDESLRHMFGADFNVLGELSKEASLSQPLAFGEMQGSQPNGIGSNESDKAAGLVDQSQGVGMLCGRINVEGRFDKVTPLYQRVLSALIGEDVAEEFDHNSERRNVSFQYANEDSPPGTCNRVDIESKDSGRMESDIESEFDTRTQKHSFDFYSCNGSTASNSFRCSSICKPSYNDELWQADDGLVHSEAGVVEGSQDVQTNVSGISSIDCEYQQMSLDDKLLLELQSIGLYPETVPDLAEGEEEEINKDIVELKKGLYQQVGKKKDYLFEMDKAVQNGREIEVRDLEQVAMNKLVEMAYKKQMACRGSHASKSGVNKVSRQVAMAFVKRTLARCQKFEDTGISCFSEPALRDALFSSNVAKTVDSVDGAATNMYAAGNSFQPEARASAAGAFSSTVERNGPHSDKLERGSSGTFQVHAHSSDPTFAKHEPILNRGKKREVLLDDVVGSAASRVASALGNTLLGGAKGKRSERERDQNKDTLSRNSSAKGGRPSLGNFRGVRKTKTKPKQKTAQLSTSGNGLLGRLAETNHPVYPSGGGSSETVTRGSIKVCGEMGLVSPGNARSKETEEPVDFTNLPLNGLDPIEGLGVSNDLGGNQDLSSWLNFDEDGLQDHDSMGLEIPMDDLSELNMLI; this is encoded by the exons ATGGCCGGCAGTACGAGATTTGAGTTGACTTCAGGTAGTCCGGAGGGATCGGCCTTTGCTGGCACCTATCCAAATGGACAACGGGGCAACTATTCCGCTGCCAATTTGGATAGGTCGAGGAGCTTCCGTGAGGGAATAGAGAACCGGATGCTAAGTTCTGGCCCGGGGTCGTCCAGAGGGAGTAATACCTTGTCAGCAAACATGCCTCCCTTGATGTTGGAGCCAATTGCGCTCAGCGATCAGAAATTTACTCGTGCAGGAGAGCTAAGGAGGGCTCTGGGTGTTAATATTGGAAACACCTCTGAGGACCATTCTGTTGGAGCTGCCCACTCCAAGGCTGCTCCTCCAGTAGCAATAGAGGAACTAAAACGTGTCAGAGTATCTATTTTTGATGCCTGTACTAAGGCAAG GGAGAGAGTGAAAACTTTGAATGAGTCCATTATAAAATTGGACAAGTATTGTGAAGCCCTTGACTCAAGGAAGAAACAACGGAGTGAACTCTTATCAAGCGAACGGTCAGGTGGGACAAATTTGTTGAAGATGGGGGGTCAGATTCATCAAAACCGTCCCAGTCTTGTAACTCAAAGGCTGGAGGAGAGGACTAAGAATGCTGTTCCGAATAGGAGAGTTCGTACATCAGTTGCAGTTGCGGAAGTACGG GGAGAAGGTCGAAATTCTAATCTTACAAGGCAACCTGGGCCAATTGAAAAGGAAAGGGATGTGCTCAAGGCTGGTAATGGGGGTTCTGTTCTGGTTGAAGAAAAGATCCGTGGACTTCCTGCTGGGGGGGAAGGGTGggacaaaaaaatgaagaggaaaCGCTCTGTTGGTGCAGTTGTTACTAGAGGTATGGATGGTGATAGAGAGGTAAAACGAGCAATGCATCAGAAGCTTAATAATGATCCTAGGTCTCGATCTTGTGATGCCCATGGTTTCAG ATCCGGACCTTCAAATGGAATTGCTGGAATTAATAAATTGGACGGTGCCTCACAGCCTACCACTCCCAATACCCGCGTAATATCCCGAAACGAACCGGAAAGTGTTTCTCACCCCCGGGATCGTGCAGCTGGGCtggagaaggagagagttgTAGCAAAAGCAAACAATAA GATAACTATTCGCGAGGACAGTCAGTCAGGCAGTCCTAGTGCAGTGACAAAAGGAAAGGTTTCAAGGGCACCAAGAACTGGTTCTAGTTCTGGTGTGGCAACAACCTCATCTCCTAACTTCCCTCGCTCATCTGGAGTTCTTGATGCTTGGGAGCAGCCATCAAGCATAAACAAAGCCCAGTCTGTGGGTGGAACAAACAACCGCAAGCGTCCTTTGCCTACAGGATCATCTTCTCCACCTATGGCTCAATGGGCTGGTCAGAGGCCACCAAAAAACTCACGTACAAGGAGAGCAAATCTAGTACCTCCTGTTTCAAACACTGATGAAACTCAGATATCATCAGAAGGCTTTCCACCACCTGATATTGGTGGTAGATTAAATTCTAATGAGTCCAATGGATCACTACTTGCTAGGGGTCCATCTAATAGCACACAACAATTTAAAATGAAGCTTGAAAGTGCTCCATCTCCTGCTAGATTATCTGAAAGTGAGGAATCAGGAGCTGGTGAAAACAAATTTAATGAGAAAGGGATGGATAATGCCGAGTTTGAGGACAGAGGCATAAATGCAGCTCAGAAAGTTGAATCCTTTTCATTGCctacaaagaagaataaaatatttatgaaggaagaaattgGGGATGGAGTGCGAAGACAAGGAAGGAGTGGAAGGAGTTCATCATTGTCCAGAGTGTGTGTCCCTCCAGTGAGGGAAAAATCAGAGAACACAGCCACAACAAAGCCACTTCGAAGCACGAGGCCGGGTTGTGATAAAAATGAAAG TAGGTCAGGGCGCCCCCCCTTGAAAAAGTTGTCAGAACGCAAAGCTTTTGCTCGGCCTGGGCATGTGCTTAACAGTGGTTCCTCGGATTTCATGGGTG GTGAATCAGATGATGATCATGAAGAACTACTAACAGTTGCTAATTCTGCTCATAGTGCCAGCT ATCATGCCTGTACTGGTTCATTCTGGAAGAAAATGGAATCAATTTTTGCTTCAGTCAGTTCAGAGGATGCAGTCTTCTTGAAGAAGCAG CTAAATTTTGCTAAGGAGCTTGATGAAAGTCTGCGTCACATGTTTGGTGCCGACTTTAATGTTCTG GGTGAACTTAGCAAAGAAGCTTCATTGTCTCAACCTCTTGCTTTTGGCGAGATGCAAGGAAGTCAACCGAATGGAATTGGATCAAATGAATCTGATAAGGCTGCAGGTTTGGTAGATCAATCACAGGGCGTTGGTATGTTATGTGGAAGAATAAATGTAGAAGGAAGGTTTGATAAAGTTACTCCGTTGTACCAACGAGTTCTCTCTGCCTTGATTGGAGAAGATGTGGCTGAAGAATTTGATCACAACAGTGAAAGGAGAAATGTTTCTTTTCAATACGCAAATGAAGATTCTCCTCCTGGTACATGTAACCGTGTTGACATTGAATCAAAAGATAGTGGGAGAATGGAATCCGACATTGAGTCGGAATTCGATACTAGGACTCAGAAACACTCGTTTGACTTCTACTCATGTAATGGTAGTACTGCTTCTAACAGTTTTAGGTGCTCAAGCATTTGTAAACCTTCATATAATGACGAGTTGTGGCAAGCAGATGATGGTTTAGTGCATTCAGAGGCTGGAGTTGTGGAAGGGTCCCAAGATGTCCAAACAAATGTTTCTGGTATTTCTTCCATTGATTGCGAATATCAACAGATGAGTTTGGATGACAAACTTTTGCTGGAGCTGCAGAGCATTGGCCTGTATCCTGAAACGGTG CCTGATCTAGCagagggagaagaggaggagatcAACAAGGACATTGTGGAACTCAAGAAGGGGCTTTACCAACAG gtgggaaaaaagaaagattacTTATTCGAAATGGATAAAGCTGTTCAAAATGGAAGGGAGATTGAAGTGCG GGATCTTGAGCAGGTTGCCATGAATAAGCTTGTGGAGATGGCATACAAGAAGCAAATG GCTTGCCGGGGAAGTCATGCTTCAAAGAGTGGGGTCAACAAGGTTTCAAGGCAAGTTGCTATGGCCTTTGTGAAGCGAACTCTTGCAAGGTGTCAAAAGTTTGAGGACACTGGAATAAGTTGCTTTAGTGAGCCTGCATTGCGGGATGCCCTTTTCTCCAGCAATGTTGCTAAAACTGTTGACTCTGTCGATGGGGCTGCCACAAATATGTATGCAGCGGGTAATAGCTTTCAACCTGAGGCCAGGGCATCGG CCGCAGGTGCCTTTTCCAGTACGGTTGAGAGAAATGGTCCTCACAGTGATAAGCTTGAGAGGGGTTCATCAGGCACATTTCAAGTTCATGCTCATTCATCCGATCCAACTTTTGCCAAACATGAACCTATATTAAAcagagggaagaagagggaagtgcTGCTTGATGATGTTGTTGGCAGTGCTGCCTCAAGAGTCGCATCAGCTCTTGGAAATACACTCTTGGGTGGagcaaaaggaaagagaagtgagagagagagggatcaGAACAAGGATACTTTATCAAGAAATTCTTCAGCCAAAGGTGGCCGTCCATCATTGGGCAATTTTAGGGGTGTAcgcaaaacaaaaacaaaacccaagCAAAAGACAGCTCAATTATCAACTTCAGGAAATGGACTTCTTGGAAGGCTTGCAGAAACAAATCATCCTGTGTACCCATCTGGGGGTGGTTCCAGTGAAACAGTGACTCGTGGCAGCATTAAAGTATGTGGAGAAATGGGGTTGGTGTCCCCTGGTAACGCTCGGTCTAAGGAGACTGAGGAACCTGTTGACTTTACAAACTTGCCGCTAAATGGATTAGATCCCATAGAAGGACTAGGTGTATCAAATGACCTTGGTGGGAACCAAGATCTCAGTTCGTGGTTGAACTTCGATGAAGATGGCTTGCAAGACCATGATTCAATGGGCCTTGAGATACCCATGGATGATCTTTCAGAGTTAAATATGCTTATCTGA
- the LOC122661267 gene encoding uncharacterized protein LOC122661267 isoform X2 translates to MAGSTRFELTSGSPEGSAFAGTYPNGQRGNYSAANLDRSRSFREGIENRMLSSGPGSSRGSNTLSANMPPLMLEPIALSDQKFTRAGELRRALGVNIGNTSEDHSVGAAHSKAAPPVAIEELKRVRVSIFDACTKARERVKTLNESIIKLDKYCEALDSRKKQRSELLSSERSGGTNLLKMGGQIHQNRPSLVTQRLEERTKNAVPNRRVRTSVAVAEVRGEGRNSNLTRQPGPIEKERDVLKAGNGGSVLVEEKIRGLPAGGEGWDKKMKRKRSVGAVVTRGMDGDREVKRAMHQKLNNDPRSRSCDAHGFRSGPSNGIAGINKLDGASQPTTPNTRVISRNEPESVSHPRDRAAGLEKERVVAKANNKITIREDSQSGSPSAVTKGKVSRAPRTGSSSGVATTSSPNFPRSSGVLDAWEQPSSINKAQSVGGTNNRKRPLPTGSSSPPMAQWAGQRPPKNSRTRRANLVPPVSNTDETQISSEGFPPPDIGGRLNSNESNGSLLARGPSNSTQQFKMKLESAPSPARLSESEESGAGENKFNEKGMDNAEFEDRGINAAQKVESFSLPTKKNKIFMKEEIGDGVRRQGRSGRSSSLSRVCVPPVREKSENTATTKPLRSTRPGCDKNERSGRPPLKKLSERKAFARPGHVLNSGSSDFMGGESDDDHEELLTVANSAHSASYHACTGSFWKKMESIFASVSSEDAVFLKKQLNFAKELDESLRHMFGADFNVLGELSKEASLSQPLAFGEMQGSQPNGIGSNESDKAAGLVDQSQGVGMLCGRINVEGRFDKVTPLYQRVLSALIGEDVAEEFDHNSERRNVSFQYANEDSPPGTCNRVDIESKDSGRMESDIESEFDTRTQKHSFDFYSCNGSTASNSFRCSSICKPSYNDELWQADDGLVHSEAGVVEGSQDVQTNVSGISSIDCEYQQMSLDDKLLLELQSIGLYPETVPDLAEGEEEEINKDIVELKKGLYQQVGKKKDYLFEMDKAVQNGREIEVRDLEQVAMNKLVEMAYKKQMACRGSHASKSGVNKVSRQVAMAFVKRTLARCQKFEDTGISCFSEPALRDALFSSNVAKTVDSVDGAATNMYAAGNSFQPEARASAAGAFSSTVERNGPHSDKLERGSSGTFQVHAHSSDPTFAKHEPILNRGKKREVLLDDVVGSAASRVASALGNTLLGGAKGKRSERERDQNKDTLSRNSSAKGGRPSLGNFRGVRKTKTKPKQKTAQLSTSGNGLLGRLAETNHPVYPSGGGSSETVTRGSIKVCGEMGLVSPGNARSKETEEPVDFTNLPLNGLDPIEGLGVSNDLGGNQDLSSWLNFDEDGLQDHDSMGLEIPMDDLSELNMLI, encoded by the exons ATGGCCGGCAGTACGAGATTTGAGTTGACTTCAGGTAGTCCGGAGGGATCGGCCTTTGCTGGCACCTATCCAAATGGACAACGGGGCAACTATTCCGCTGCCAATTTGGATAGGTCGAGGAGCTTCCGTGAGGGAATAGAGAACCGGATGCTAAGTTCTGGCCCGGGGTCGTCCAGAGGGAGTAATACCTTGTCAGCAAACATGCCTCCCTTGATGTTGGAGCCAATTGCGCTCAGCGATCAGAAATTTACTCGTGCAGGAGAGCTAAGGAGGGCTCTGGGTGTTAATATTGGAAACACCTCTGAGGACCATTCTGTTGGAGCTGCCCACTCCAAGGCTGCTCCTCCAGTAGCAATAGAGGAACTAAAACGTGTCAGAGTATCTATTTTTGATGCCTGTACTAAGGCAAG GGAGAGAGTGAAAACTTTGAATGAGTCCATTATAAAATTGGACAAGTATTGTGAAGCCCTTGACTCAAGGAAGAAACAACGGAGTGAACTCTTATCAAGCGAACGGTCAGGTGGGACAAATTTGTTGAAGATGGGGGGTCAGATTCATCAAAACCGTCCCAGTCTTGTAACTCAAAGGCTGGAGGAGAGGACTAAGAATGCTGTTCCGAATAGGAGAGTTCGTACATCAGTTGCAGTTGCGGAAGTACGG GGAGAAGGTCGAAATTCTAATCTTACAAGGCAACCTGGGCCAATTGAAAAGGAAAGGGATGTGCTCAAGGCTGGTAATGGGGGTTCTGTTCTGGTTGAAGAAAAGATCCGTGGACTTCCTGCTGGGGGGGAAGGGTGggacaaaaaaatgaagaggaaaCGCTCTGTTGGTGCAGTTGTTACTAGAGGTATGGATGGTGATAGAGAGGTAAAACGAGCAATGCATCAGAAGCTTAATAATGATCCTAGGTCTCGATCTTGTGATGCCCATGGTTTCAG ATCCGGACCTTCAAATGGAATTGCTGGAATTAATAAATTGGACGGTGCCTCACAGCCTACCACTCCCAATACCCGCGTAATATCCCGAAACGAACCGGAAAGTGTTTCTCACCCCCGGGATCGTGCAGCTGGGCtggagaaggagagagttgTAGCAAAAGCAAACAATAA GATAACTATTCGCGAGGACAGTCAGTCAGGCAGTCCTAGTGCAGTGACAAAAGGAAAGGTTTCAAGGGCACCAAGAACTGGTTCTAGTTCTGGTGTGGCAACAACCTCATCTCCTAACTTCCCTCGCTCATCTGGAGTTCTTGATGCTTGGGAGCAGCCATCAAGCATAAACAAAGCCCAGTCTGTGGGTGGAACAAACAACCGCAAGCGTCCTTTGCCTACAGGATCATCTTCTCCACCTATGGCTCAATGGGCTGGTCAGAGGCCACCAAAAAACTCACGTACAAGGAGAGCAAATCTAGTACCTCCTGTTTCAAACACTGATGAAACTCAGATATCATCAGAAGGCTTTCCACCACCTGATATTGGTGGTAGATTAAATTCTAATGAGTCCAATGGATCACTACTTGCTAGGGGTCCATCTAATAGCACACAACAATTTAAAATGAAGCTTGAAAGTGCTCCATCTCCTGCTAGATTATCTGAAAGTGAGGAATCAGGAGCTGGTGAAAACAAATTTAATGAGAAAGGGATGGATAATGCCGAGTTTGAGGACAGAGGCATAAATGCAGCTCAGAAAGTTGAATCCTTTTCATTGCctacaaagaagaataaaatatttatgaaggaagaaattgGGGATGGAGTGCGAAGACAAGGAAGGAGTGGAAGGAGTTCATCATTGTCCAGAGTGTGTGTCCCTCCAGTGAGGGAAAAATCAGAGAACACAGCCACAACAAAGCCACTTCGAAGCACGAGGCCGGGTTGTGATAAAAATGAAAG GTCAGGGCGCCCCCCCTTGAAAAAGTTGTCAGAACGCAAAGCTTTTGCTCGGCCTGGGCATGTGCTTAACAGTGGTTCCTCGGATTTCATGGGTG GTGAATCAGATGATGATCATGAAGAACTACTAACAGTTGCTAATTCTGCTCATAGTGCCAGCT ATCATGCCTGTACTGGTTCATTCTGGAAGAAAATGGAATCAATTTTTGCTTCAGTCAGTTCAGAGGATGCAGTCTTCTTGAAGAAGCAG CTAAATTTTGCTAAGGAGCTTGATGAAAGTCTGCGTCACATGTTTGGTGCCGACTTTAATGTTCTG GGTGAACTTAGCAAAGAAGCTTCATTGTCTCAACCTCTTGCTTTTGGCGAGATGCAAGGAAGTCAACCGAATGGAATTGGATCAAATGAATCTGATAAGGCTGCAGGTTTGGTAGATCAATCACAGGGCGTTGGTATGTTATGTGGAAGAATAAATGTAGAAGGAAGGTTTGATAAAGTTACTCCGTTGTACCAACGAGTTCTCTCTGCCTTGATTGGAGAAGATGTGGCTGAAGAATTTGATCACAACAGTGAAAGGAGAAATGTTTCTTTTCAATACGCAAATGAAGATTCTCCTCCTGGTACATGTAACCGTGTTGACATTGAATCAAAAGATAGTGGGAGAATGGAATCCGACATTGAGTCGGAATTCGATACTAGGACTCAGAAACACTCGTTTGACTTCTACTCATGTAATGGTAGTACTGCTTCTAACAGTTTTAGGTGCTCAAGCATTTGTAAACCTTCATATAATGACGAGTTGTGGCAAGCAGATGATGGTTTAGTGCATTCAGAGGCTGGAGTTGTGGAAGGGTCCCAAGATGTCCAAACAAATGTTTCTGGTATTTCTTCCATTGATTGCGAATATCAACAGATGAGTTTGGATGACAAACTTTTGCTGGAGCTGCAGAGCATTGGCCTGTATCCTGAAACGGTG CCTGATCTAGCagagggagaagaggaggagatcAACAAGGACATTGTGGAACTCAAGAAGGGGCTTTACCAACAG gtgggaaaaaagaaagattacTTATTCGAAATGGATAAAGCTGTTCAAAATGGAAGGGAGATTGAAGTGCG GGATCTTGAGCAGGTTGCCATGAATAAGCTTGTGGAGATGGCATACAAGAAGCAAATG GCTTGCCGGGGAAGTCATGCTTCAAAGAGTGGGGTCAACAAGGTTTCAAGGCAAGTTGCTATGGCCTTTGTGAAGCGAACTCTTGCAAGGTGTCAAAAGTTTGAGGACACTGGAATAAGTTGCTTTAGTGAGCCTGCATTGCGGGATGCCCTTTTCTCCAGCAATGTTGCTAAAACTGTTGACTCTGTCGATGGGGCTGCCACAAATATGTATGCAGCGGGTAATAGCTTTCAACCTGAGGCCAGGGCATCGG CCGCAGGTGCCTTTTCCAGTACGGTTGAGAGAAATGGTCCTCACAGTGATAAGCTTGAGAGGGGTTCATCAGGCACATTTCAAGTTCATGCTCATTCATCCGATCCAACTTTTGCCAAACATGAACCTATATTAAAcagagggaagaagagggaagtgcTGCTTGATGATGTTGTTGGCAGTGCTGCCTCAAGAGTCGCATCAGCTCTTGGAAATACACTCTTGGGTGGagcaaaaggaaagagaagtgagagagagagggatcaGAACAAGGATACTTTATCAAGAAATTCTTCAGCCAAAGGTGGCCGTCCATCATTGGGCAATTTTAGGGGTGTAcgcaaaacaaaaacaaaacccaagCAAAAGACAGCTCAATTATCAACTTCAGGAAATGGACTTCTTGGAAGGCTTGCAGAAACAAATCATCCTGTGTACCCATCTGGGGGTGGTTCCAGTGAAACAGTGACTCGTGGCAGCATTAAAGTATGTGGAGAAATGGGGTTGGTGTCCCCTGGTAACGCTCGGTCTAAGGAGACTGAGGAACCTGTTGACTTTACAAACTTGCCGCTAAATGGATTAGATCCCATAGAAGGACTAGGTGTATCAAATGACCTTGGTGGGAACCAAGATCTCAGTTCGTGGTTGAACTTCGATGAAGATGGCTTGCAAGACCATGATTCAATGGGCCTTGAGATACCCATGGATGATCTTTCAGAGTTAAATATGCTTATCTGA